The Solanum lycopersicum chromosome 8, SLM_r2.1 DNA segment TACGGgtaatgaattaataatttaatggaGGTGGATAAATGCAGGCAAGCACGTGCAGGCCAATGTGTATATTCCCATTACCATTATACACCaaacataattatattatatagtttttataaaattgagtgtaaaataataaaataatgattcatcatcattattacaACACTCACTACTACTCAACTTCATCTTTTTGGTCTTTATCTTCCATTTCccttctctctctatatatgtaGCAGTTACACTCTGTGTTTTCCTCAATCTGGGTCGGTCGACATTTTTATGTAGGGTAATCCCTTAACCccttttcttcattcttttgattttcaatttcttGTTTTTAGTACCTAGATTTGCtctgttttagttttttttgtgcGTTTGTGGTTCATTTAATTGGATTTTGAGCAAATGGTGTTTGTAAATGGTGTTTTTTTCATATGGGTGTTAGATTGTTAGATAGATATCTTCTTATGGATGACAAATAGTGAATGAAATTGGAAAATTTGGATCTTTTTCGTCTAATTAGttgcaaattttagctaattcCCCTTTTATGTTCTTGACCTGTGAGCTGAATTACAACATAAGTGTCACTTTAACCAAAATGGGTTGTGGTGTGGTGGGACTGTTTCATCCTTGACCATATGTTTCGGGTTCAAGTGGGTTGGGAGAAAATCCTGTCCGGAGCGTCACCCTTGAATCGGCTCGTGATTCGGTTTTTTGGAGCTAATAATCCCTAAATAAGTGGTGAATTAGGGATTCAGGAAATTGTTTCCAATTATACCATATGTTAAAGAATTAATCTTCTTTATAACCGTGCTCAATTCTCCAGAGACATCGAATACATAGGGTTAACTTAGTAAATTATACCGTacatttattgtttttcttaataGGCTGGAAATGAGCTAAAGCTACACTTAATttgggacggagggagtatgaTTTATCTTCTTTTACTTGCCTGATCTGCTTTAAAAAGCTAAAGATTTTCTTTAATTGCATTACACTCTAAGTTTTTTTTGTGTGTCAAGTTTATTAGCATTTAATTTTGGATTTGTGATGAACTTTCATTTGATTCTTATATTGGTTGTCGTAAATGGAATGGCATCGTTCAAGGTTTTTATGGTTCCTATTGAATAGTAAAAATTTGGCGTGATGATACCTTCTATTAATTGTTCGAAAGTGCCTCTTCAAGGAGTTTAATGAGCTATAAGTTTTATGTTGTTTAGTTTTGTGTCAGCATTGTAGTTTAGAAGTGGCATAAAGTTGGGCAGAAGAGCTAGGAAGAGTAAGCATGTCAAGTGATAGTTGCAGCCACTGGTGTTATAGTTGTAGACAACCCGTGAATCTCAGGAGACAAAATGATGTTTGCCCCAATTGCGGTGGTGGATTTGTTCAAGAGCTTGAAGACATAACGAGTAGTAGTGTAGATAATCAGACCCAGAGGCCGAGATTCATGGAATCCGTCTCAAACTTTTTAAGACGACAAATCTCAGCTACAAGTAATACTTCTGAGAGAGGGAGATCTGATGGGGGTGCTGAACGAGGAAATTTGTGGAATCCGTTGCTGATTTTCAGTGGTGATACGCCTGTTCATATGCCTGGGGATGGTGGAGTTTTGGAGTTTCTTAATGAGGCACTTGGATTCCGACAAGAAAATGGTGGTGATTATTTTGTTGGTCCAGGAGTGGAggaattttttgaagaaattgtaAATAGAAATCAGCGTGGTGCTCCTCCTCCTGTCTCGAGATGTTCAATTGATTCCCTACCAACAGTCAAGATATCAAAAAAGGATGTTAGATCGGATTCGCACTGCCCTGTTTGTAAGGAGAAATTTGCTCTGGGGACTAAGGCAACAAAATTGCCTTGCAAGCACTTATATCACTCGGATTGTATCACGCCATGGCTACAACAGAAGAATTCATGTCCTGTTTGTAGAAAGGAGCTGATACCTGAAAAATCTGGCAATGACCATTCTTCTCGAAGCTCAAGGAGTGAAAGCAGAAGCAGCAGTAGGCGAGTTAGTGCTAGGGAGAACATTTCTCAGAACCAAGAAAGGCGGAGACCATGGTCTTCCCTCTGGAAGTTTGGCTCATCTCGTTCTAGTTCCCGAAGTACTCCAGCTGCTGAAACCAGCTCAGAGACCAGCCATCAACACAATAATTACTCTGAGTACTCCAACTGGCCCTTTGAATAGCAAGGTTTCTCTAAATGTAacctgttttcttttttctaattctTCATGATCATAATGTTCTACCTCTGGTTGAACTTCTCATGGTAGagaacacccccccccccccccccccatgtGTTTACTTGCTTTTGTTATGTACATTTGAAGCTTTTCATGTGTTACTGATGACTGAATTATATTTGGTTTCCTAAGTGTGATTTAACATTTGTACCTTTCTGATAAGTAGCTAGTACATATCTGGCCTTCATTATCTTTACTTTTCATTTACATTGTTACTATACTGTTTTCATATGTAGTAGTCTCGACTCTCTCGAGGAAAAAGCCTTTGCCTGGGGAATAGAAAAGATTATGTTATTATGACAGGCCAAGCTTGCTTGCTGAAGTTGCAGCTGCATCATGTCTTTTCATCAATAAAACATGGAATTTCAACTCTAAGATGGGTCTTTGCCCCTATTGCATAAACGTTTGATAAGTATACCAAGTGCCCCTTCACTAATGAAGTAGATCTACTACTGCTTGGCTCTTACCAAACATAAAGAATTCTCTCTAATATGCTAAGCTTAAACCTCAATGATCCTTTCATTAGCAATTTAAACTTAATAAATCCCTTAACTAAAAGGTTGGGATACTTGAAAAGGCGGGGCTTTCTACTTAATACTGGGCAAGGATAAGCCTTGAGACATGGGCCTTGAACTTCCATTCTGTCCTTTAGTCTTTCTCCGGTTTGGAATTCATTGCATAAAAGATAGACAATGGACAACCACATTATTATCAATTGAGAGTCGATAAATGCCAGTGAGCTATAGATATTGACAATAGTAATGCTGAAAAGCAGTATGTTTTGCATCATCTAGCATTTGGTTCAACTAAATTTTTAGAAAGATTATGTTACAAGGAAAACAACTTGAAACCTTTAAAGGAATTCATGAGAGAATTTGCAAGATCATGTATAACTAGAGATCAAGAAATGCCATGAAAATTGCTAAATGGCCAAAAGTGATTTTGTTCGGTAGAATGGAGCCATTCTATCTGAACTAATAtaaatacttttaatataaGTATCTTGTAATGATCTCTGTTTCAGCTTCATCACATC contains these protein-coding regions:
- the LOC101265464 gene encoding probable E3 ubiquitin-protein ligase RHC1A; translation: MSSDSCSHWCYSCRQPVNLRRQNDVCPNCGGGFVQELEDITSSSVDNQTQRPRFMESVSNFLRRQISATSNTSERGRSDGGAERGNLWNPLLIFSGDTPVHMPGDGGVLEFLNEALGFRQENGGDYFVGPGVEEFFEEIVNRNQRGAPPPVSRCSIDSLPTVKISKKDVRSDSHCPVCKEKFALGTKATKLPCKHLYHSDCITPWLQQKNSCPVCRKELIPEKSGNDHSSRSSRSESRSSSRRVSARENISQNQERRRPWSSLWKFGSSRSSSRSTPAAETSSETSHQHNNYSEYSNWPFE